From the genome of Gavia stellata isolate bGavSte3 chromosome 3, bGavSte3.hap2, whole genome shotgun sequence, one region includes:
- the TYMS gene encoding thymidylate synthase — MPAEGELPSAAAAGPEPGEPQYLQQVRHILQHGHRKEDRTGTGTISVFGMQARYSLRDQFPLLTTKRVFWKGVLEELLWFIKGSTNAKELSAKGVKIWDANGSREFLDKQGFSTREEGDLGPVYGFQWRHFGAEYKDMHTDYSNQGVDQLQKVIEMIKTNPDDRRIIMCAWNPKDISLMALPPCHALCQFYVLNGELSCQLYQRSGDMGLGVPFNIASYSLLTYMIAHVTGLKPGEFIHTLGDAHIYLNHVEPLKVQLQREPRPFPKLRILRKVEDISDFKAEDFQIEDYNPHPPIKMEMAV; from the exons ATGCCTGCTGAGGGGGAGCTGCCgagcgcggccgccgccggcccggaGCCCGGCGAGCCGCAGTACCTGCAGCAGGTCCGCCACATCCTGCAGCACGGCCACCGTAAGGAGGATCGCACCGGCACTGGCACCATCTCCGTCTTCGGCATGCAGGCGCGGTACAGCCTGAGAG ATCAGTTTCCACTGCTAACAACGAAGAGGGTATTCTGGAAAGGagtgctggaggagctgctgtggTTCATCAAG GGTTCTACAAATGCCAAAGAGCTCTCTGCAAAGGGTGTGAAGATTTGGGATGCTAATGGATCACGTGAGTTCCTGGATAAGCAGGGTTTCAGCACcagagaggagggggatttGGGACCAGTTTATGGTTTCCAGTGGAGGCACTTTGGAGCCGAATACAAAGATATGCACACAG ATTACTCCAACCAAGGAGTTGATCAGTTGCAAAAAGTGATTGAAATGATCAAAACCAATCCAGATGACAGAAGAATCATTATGTGTGCTTGGAATCCCAAAG ATATTTCTCTGATGGCTTTGCCTCCATGCCATGCCCTTTGCCAGTTCTATGTCCTAAATGGTGAATTGTCTTGCCAACTCTATCAGAGGTCTGGAGATATGGGACTAGGAGTGCCTTTCAATATTGCCAGCTATTCACTGCTCACATACATGATTGCCCATGTCACAGGGCTAAAG cctggagagttCATACACACATTAGGAGATGCTCACATATATCTGAATCATGTGGAACCTCTAAAAGTTCAA cttcagaGGGAGCCAAGACCTTTCCCCAAACTCAGAATTCTTCGTAAGGTTGAAGACATTAGTGACTTTAAGGCAGAAGACTTTCAGATTGAAGATTATAATCCTCATCCACCTATTAAAATGGAGATGGCTGTTTAA